One segment of Paenibacillus sp. FSL R7-0337 DNA contains the following:
- a CDS encoding ABC transporter permease subunit: MARFVQSGGNVVRELLKNKVLYLMLLPVIVYFAVFHYAVMPGAYVAFVDYKLNKGIFGSDFIGLKNFEFLIQNGDLWNITKNTLLYNLVFLALGNIIQIVFAIMLSEITGKWFKKISQSVILLPNFISMVIVGVFAYNLFNFNSGFINTMLTSTGLDKIEFYSDAGIWKYIIVAFKIWASTGYGMIVYLAAITGINHDLYEAAYMDGATTWQRIRYMTLPILKPTFILLLLFGMGGILKGSFDLFYNLIGTNSVLYPQTDIIDTYVFRSLVGQFNFSMGAAVGFYQSLFGLVLVLVVNFIVRKVEPDSALF, translated from the coding sequence TTGGCAAGATTTGTACAATCGGGCGGAAATGTTGTCCGGGAATTATTGAAGAACAAAGTGTTGTATCTCATGCTGCTGCCTGTCATTGTGTATTTTGCTGTGTTTCATTATGCGGTAATGCCTGGCGCTTACGTTGCATTCGTAGATTACAAGCTCAACAAAGGGATCTTCGGCAGTGACTTTATCGGACTCAAGAATTTCGAGTTCCTGATTCAGAACGGAGACCTCTGGAATATCACCAAGAATACTTTGCTCTACAATCTGGTGTTCCTTGCACTAGGTAACATCATCCAGATTGTATTTGCCATCATGCTGTCGGAGATTACAGGCAAGTGGTTCAAGAAGATCTCCCAGTCGGTTATTCTGCTTCCGAACTTCATCTCGATGGTTATCGTCGGCGTGTTCGCGTATAACCTGTTCAATTTCAACTCCGGGTTTATCAATACGATGCTTACCAGTACGGGCTTAGACAAGATTGAGTTCTACTCCGACGCTGGAATCTGGAAATACATCATTGTAGCGTTCAAGATCTGGGCAAGTACCGGTTACGGTATGATTGTCTATCTGGCAGCGATTACGGGGATTAACCATGATCTCTATGAAGCAGCCTATATGGACGGCGCCACTACCTGGCAGCGTATCCGTTATATGACTTTGCCGATTCTGAAGCCAACCTTCATTCTGCTCCTCCTGTTCGGTATGGGCGGAATTCTCAAAGGCTCCTTCGACCTCTTCTACAATTTGATTGGAACAAACTCCGTGCTGTATCCGCAGACGGATATTATAGATACGTATGTCTTCCGGTCGCTCGTGGGACAATTTAACTTCTCCATGGGTGCTGCTGTAGGCTTCTACCAATCCTTATTCGGTCTGGTTCTGGTGCTTGTCGTTAACTTTATTGTGCGCAAGGTTGAACCGGATAGCGCGTTGTTCTAA